Part of the Prevotella communis genome is shown below.
CTCGGCTTCGCTGGCAGCATTACCCTGACGACGGGCTTCTGCCTGCCATTCGTCAAGGCATCGCAACTGGAGCTTGAAGTCGCCAACCAAGAGGCTCTGGTTATAGATTTCCTCCATGGTATTCAACTTCTTCTCACCTTTCTGATGAGACATCACCTGGCGCAGGGAGTCCATTGTATGTTGCGGAGTGACTGCCGCTGAAAGGCTGGCGCCCCACAGCATCGTCACAAGCACGAGAGCCGTTTTCTGTATTTTATACCAGTTTATGGATAATACCATTTGTTTCAAAGTTATTTCTTGAGATACTTAGCCAACTCAGACTTGTTGGCCTTCAAACCTTTTGCAAAAGACTGCGCATTCATCTGTGCGCCCAGTTTTGACGTGTGGGTGTGGTCCTTCTTGAAATAGACAGCACCTGCCTTCTCCTTAATTTGAGCCACCTCAGTCTTTGCCTTCTCCTTATCGGCAGAGAGGCGCTTCTTGGCAAACTTCTTATCCAGGAAGTCGGCGCTGATGTTGTGCAGGTCCACAAACTCCACACCTGTCTCCTTCACCACCTCACGGTACCATTTGCCATACGAGCCGTCACGGCGCTCAATCTTGCCGCCAGGCCACTCGTTGCGCGGTGTCAGACTCACGAGGATGGGTGTAGCACCCTTCTCACGACAGTCGTCAATCATCTTCTTCAGATACCAGCCGAAGCTATAGACCACCTCGTAGGTACCGTTGTCCAGACGATAGACGTGCAGCGTGTCCTTCGACTCGGCAATCACGCCACGGGCCTTCGCATCCGTAATGGGACAGATATCGTTATGGCCAAACTGAATGGTCACGAAGTCGCCGGGCTGCAGGGCGTTATAGACGGCGTCCCACAGGCCTTCGCGGATGAACGAGCGCGTGGAACGGCCGGCACGGGCCGCATTCACCAACTGTATCTTGTTCTCGTCAAAGACGGTAGAAGCCTGCGAGGCCCAGCCCCACATGCCGTCGTCGTCCTTGTCGGCATTCTTCACAGTCGAGTCGCCCGTAAAAAAGACCACAGGCTTTCCGCTGAGGCGATCCACATTCCAGATGGTCTTCTGGGGAATCTGCATGAATTTCATGAGTGCCTTCAACTTCGGATCGCGACTATTCACAATACCCATATAGGCGCTATAGGCGTTGAGCTCAGCACCGAACTTTGACGTATGGATCTTGTCGCCCAGGAAGTGATAGTCCACCTTCCAGCGGCTGAACGAGTCGAGCTTCCTGCCACTAATCTCGTTGAGGTCGATGAAGGGCACGCCCTCCACGGCAGCGATATAGGCCGCCCACTCCGTCTGGGGCTTGCGCACAATCTTGCCCGTCTTCTCGTCGTAGGCATTGCGGGGCGTCAGCGACATCAGGATGGGGCTTGCCCCCTTCGCACGAATCTCACGGATATACTTGCGCAGGTAGGTGCCGTACGAATAGACGGTATCCTGCTTCTGCGTGCGCTGGTTGAAACCTATATAACAGGTATCAGGATCTACGCCGGGAATCACGGCACGGGCACGCTTCTGGTCAAAAAACTCACCATTGTCGTTATGACCTATCGACACGATGACCCAGTCGCCTGGCTTCAAGGCCTGACGTATAGCAGGCCACAGATCTGTATAGAATGTGCGGGTACTCATGCCGCCCAGGGCCTGATTTTCCACCGCAATCTTGTCTGCATCAAAATATTTGGGGAAGAAATAGCCCCAGCCCCACTGGCCGTTGTTGCCATTTCCCAAAGTGCCATTACGCATCGTGGAGTTTCCAACAAGAAACATCACGGGCTGCGAGCCCTTACGCGTAGAGCCCGGCTTTGGTCTCGACATCAATGCCTTGGCAATTGAGTCGGGCGTGTTATCCACAACCTTGTTCACATCCTCGATGGGATCTGGCAGGTTGTCGAAGGCCTGTGCCCACGCTCCAAGCGACAAGCCAGACATCATCACAATAGTAAGTAGTCGATTCATCATATTGCTATTTTGACAATTTCTTCGTTTTTCAGGGTGCAAAGTTACGAAAAAAGACTGATTTCTCCATATTTTTTCGTACTTTTGCACCGAAGATTACAATTCTTTAAGAAGAATGACTGATATGGGTTTATTAAAATGGGTGGCCTGCTGGGGCAACGCCACCTCGATTACCGACCGTCGCGAGGCCGTGTATGCCAAGAATCTTACGTTGCGTTATCCCGTACGCATGCCGTTTACCGGTAGCGCCTTGCGTTTCCGCTTCTCCAATCTTACAGGCACCGAACCTGTAACCCTCACGAAGGTGTTTGTGGGTCACACACCCATTACCTTTGGTGGTGCTACCAGCGTTACGCTGCAGCCTGGAAAGGAGACCGAGAGCGATGCCATCAGCTATGCCGTAAACCGTGGCGATACCATCGATGTAAGCATGTATCTGGCCGATTACACCCAGATGAACAGCGGCACGCTCATTACCGGTCCGCTGTCGAAGGGCTTCTATGCCTATGGCGATTTTGCCGAGGCCGACGAGCTGCCCCTCGACCTTACCCGCCACACCAACTGGTTCTACTTCCTCAATACCATCGATGTGCTCACATCGCCCGATAACCACGCCATAGTGTGCTATGGCGATTCAATTACCGCCCAGTCGTGGCCCGATTACCTGGCCCAGCTGGCCTTTGGCACCAACGTGGCCATTATCCGTCGCGCCGTCAGTGGCACGCGCATACTGCGCCAGTACGATTGCATTACCTATCAGGCTTACGGTTTGAAGGGTGCCACCCGATTCCCCATTGAGATGCGTGTGGCCGGTGCTACCGATGTCATCATCCAGCACGGCATCAATGATATCATCCACCCTGTTGGCCAGGATGTTAACCCCTTCCGCCCCTGGAGCGACCTGCCCACCGTGCAGGAGATGCAGCGCGGCGTAGAGGATATCTACGTACGTCCCGCCAAGGCCATGGGGCTTAAGGTGTGGAGCGGTACGCTGCTGCCCATCTACGGCTGGCGTACCTATAACGACAAACGCGACGCTATGCGACAGGAGTTTAACGAGTGGTTGCGCACCTCACCCATCTTTGATGGCTGCATCGATTTTGATGCTGCCGTGCGCAGCACCACCAATCCCAAGGCCTTTGCCGATGGCTTCGACAGCGGCGACCACCTGCACCCCAGCGAGCGCGCCTACGAGGCTATGGCCCAGGCCGCAGCCCACAAGCTGATACGCCACATACCCTCGCATTACGACCACGAGGAGCTGTATTAATTCAGATGTTGCAAAGACATCAGGAACAAGACACCTGCCTGTCCCTGATGTCCTGTTGAGTTCAAACTCTACTGACACCCAATTAGCGAATTTGAAAGCGATATCACGCTGAGCATAGGTTCCTCCTCCTGCGCCATTCTTAGTAAGGATTCCTATTGCAGATGTTAGTTCTACCCATCTTGTAGGACTCATCGTAAACGAGTTACTGCCTGCCTCAGCCAAAAGGGGGTCGAATTCGACCCCCTTAAAATTGGGGTTATGAAGTTTCTCCCACAACCCAGGTATTCCAAGGTGTTCTTCTGACGCATCCAGTTCTTAACAACATCCTTTGGTTCTGCTACATTCTTCTGACGGGCTATGTCAGTAATGCAGATATAATCTATTCCGTCTTTAGCCACAGAGGACATCAGGGACAGACGAGTGTCTTGCTCCTGAATCATTACCTTATGGGTAAGGAAGATTTGAGATGACAGGTATCTGTCATTTCTACTTTGCTTGTGTCACACCTGTCCCTGCGTCATATTAATTCAGATGTTGCAAAGACATCAGGAATAAGACACTTGCCTGTCCCTGATGTCCTATTTTAGATGGAGTAAAACACGGCTTCCATACAAGTGGACATGCTGATGTTGAAACACTTTACGAAGTCTGCAAGGCAGTCAGACCTTCTATTGGAGTTATTCCCATACATAAGGATACAGGAATGCAATATGCATCAGATAACTACAGAGTGTTTAACGAAGGGAAGTTCAAATTAGATGAAATAGATATTGAGGTGCATTGATAATGCAAATTTAATGACGGTGAACTTTTGAAATGAATTTACCAAGAGACATATCTAAACGCAAAATCTTTTGGAAGATTATTACAAATATATGCCAAGGTTAAAATAGAATAACCAATTTATGGTTAAATAATTTACGTTTTTCTATATTATTGCTTTAGTTTGAGAAAACATTTTAGATATATTGGTTTCGTTTACTGCACTTTTTTATATAATGAGGGGTAAACCAAACCTATTTTCCCACGCAGAATCTACTTTCCCACGCAGAATCTACTTTCCGACGCAGAAGTTACTATCTGCAAATGTAAGTGGCTGATAATTAGTATAAATGCCTTTGTTTTGGGGTATCTAAAGTAATTCCGAGGGACGGTGGAGGGACGCAAAATAGGCAAAAATCTGCAAATATGACTTTAGTTTAGGTTATAGATATTTAATATGGGTATAAACTAAACCAAAGGGTTGCGCTATCAAACAGAATAATTGGCTTCTCTTTCTTTTGGACGGCTATCATATCTCATATTTAGAGTTATATGCGTATATTTTGCTTCCAAATTCGATAAAAATGCGAATTTGGAGATAAAATTCTATAAAATAGAGTGATTTTAGGCAAAAACAGTACAAAGCTAATAAGATTTTTATTATATTTGCACCAAAATTACTCAGTATGACATTACAAAAGTGGATTGAAGATAGAGCTATTCATGGTTTTCCTACGTTTTCTGTTGAGGATGTAAGGGCTGCTGACTTGTGCTCTTCAGAACAGATTCTTCAAAATGAACTTTCCAGACTTAGTTCAAACAAGACTATAGCCAGTGTATATAGAGGGTATTACGTTATTATTCCCACTCAATATGTGTTGCGTGGATCTGTGCCAGCAACCTATTATATTGATCAGTTAATGTCGTACTTGCAAAAGCCTTACTATGTATGTATGCTTAGTGCAGCAGAGCTACTTGGCGCTGCTCATCAACGTCCCCAGCAATTCTCTGTAATGACGACTTTTCCTAAGCGTCGAGTCGTCTCTACTCGTAATGTAACCATTGATTGGTATTATCGGGATGGACTGCCAGAGGAAGCACTGATTACAAAGAATACAGAGACGGGAACTATCCGCATATCCAATCCTCTTCTAACCGCCGCTGACTTAGTGCAGTATCAGCAACATGTAGGCGGATTGTCACGAGTCGCCACCATACTTGAAGAACTTTCAGAGCAGATTGACATTAATAAGCAGTTTACGCCACTTGCAACTTATGTAAAAAAGGTTGTATGGCAACGACTTGGCTATATACTTGAAAATGTCGTTGGGGAAAAGAACTTGGCAGATGACTTGTATGAACAGCTTCGTACATCATCGGGGTATTTCAAATATCAACCTTTGAGTACATCGGCAGAAGATAATCCATCATCCAGAGATAGTCGATGGAAGATAAACATTAACGTAGAAATAGAAACAGACGATATATGATAAACAGAACAGCAATACAACAGTGGAGCGAGCCTACGAGGCTATGGCCCAGGCCGCAGCCCACAAGCTGATACGCCACATACCCTCGCATTACGACCACGAGGAGCAGTATTAATTCTGGAGTGTGTCACTATCATCCGTATGGGTGACGCTCCTCGTAGTCTATGTCATCGATAAGGTCTTTCAACTTGTGTTGCAACTTCTCAACGAGGTCTGGCTCCTGCAACTTTTTAAGGATGGCCTGTTTGTTGCCAAACCCGATGACGGTCTCTGCCCCATACGGCGAAGGATGGTTCACTGCTGCCAGTTCCAGGTAACGCTCGTCATCGTGCCCTAATCCTACCGCCGTCACCTTCATGATGACGTGCGACAGTCCGATATGTCTCTCCGTCACGTTCTCCCGTTCATACACCACGTCGAAGTACCCCATGTCAGGCACCTTCTCCTCCACCTGCTTCTGCAGGCAGGCTACCATCTTCTCCAATAGTTCTTTCATACGCTTCCTTTTTTGTAATAACTCCTTGGTTTCCCTTTTTATTATATAAAGAGTCTTACAAACAGCCATTTCTGTCACCCAAATTAGCCTACTCATGCCATTTTTTTGACGATTTTCTTGTCTGTTTTTACTTTTTTATTAATTTTACCCCCGATTATATCCAATAATAACGAACTAACCTATGCAGACAATGATAAGAACTAGTGAGGGTTGACGGGAGGGGACTGGTACTGACATTTCTACTTTGCTTGTGTCAATACCTGTCCCTGCGTCATATACAAAATTCTCAAATTTACCAAAAGAAAAAGTAATATAAGAATCAAATAGAGCAAAAAAAAGACGAAGCTTATAGCCTCATCTTTTAGTTGCAATCTCTATTCTCTATCTATATACTATTTGATAACGACCACCTTGCCCATTACAAAAATGACACTTTCCTGTTCCCCGACAACTTATGCAGGGATCTCCTCTATAATTTGTTTTATTACCAACACATGTCTGACAAACACCAGGATTATGACCACAAACAGAGCAAGGAACCCAATCTTGTACAGGAACAGGATCACGATGATGCTCTACTACCACCGTCGTTGTTTTATTTCCCGAGTTGTTGTTACTTGAACTACTACTGGAGGAAGAAGAAGAACTTGACAAAGATGACAAAGTAGAAGATTTAGACTGATGAATATATCTATAAGATGTGTAATCATATTTCGAGCTTTGTTTACTAATAGTTAAAGCAGGACCATCATGCCAATCATCATAATCACCATATACAATCTTATCAGAATACACCAAGATACTCTCACAACTCTTAGAAAATAGCTCATTCCCATCTAAATCAAAAATTGTTCCCCATCCATCTTTAAATGCTTTTATGTAAAATTGTCCACTCTTCGAATTATCATAAGGATCTGAATGAACTTTCACTTCACATACATTACACCCACTAAGATTGCGATGTTCTGGATAGATAGCAGGAAGTATCTCTTTTCCTTGCAAATCGCAAATGCCATATAATGGGCCATTTTTGCAAACCAAAATGTAGCCAAAATGATTCTTTTCTTCTACATTTATTCCGTATGCAATATAATGACTATCTGTAGAAATAATATTTTTACCATCTTTAGAATAGAATCCGACAAAATCACCATTATAAACTGTAAATACAGGATCTGTTCTATAACCAAAGTGTTTCGAATAATTCGTACCATATGTAATATTAGAATACTTAATGGGTACTATGGTATTCCCTTCAATATCTGTTGCGCCATATAAGTTTCCCTTTCTCTGCTTAAACCATAT
Proteins encoded:
- a CDS encoding type IV toxin-antitoxin system AbiEi family antitoxin domain-containing protein — protein: MTLQKWIEDRAIHGFPTFSVEDVRAADLCSSEQILQNELSRLSSNKTIASVYRGYYVIIPTQYVLRGSVPATYYIDQLMSYLQKPYYVCMLSAAELLGAAHQRPQQFSVMTTFPKRRVVSTRNVTIDWYYRDGLPEEALITKNTETGTIRISNPLLTAADLVQYQQHVGGLSRVATILEELSEQIDINKQFTPLATYVKKVVWQRLGYILENVVGEKNLADDLYEQLRTSSGYFKYQPLSTSAEDNPSSRDSRWKININVEIETDDI
- a CDS encoding GDSL-type esterase/lipase family protein, producing the protein MMNRLLTIVMMSGLSLGAWAQAFDNLPDPIEDVNKVVDNTPDSIAKALMSRPKPGSTRKGSQPVMFLVGNSTMRNGTLGNGNNGQWGWGYFFPKYFDADKIAVENQALGGMSTRTFYTDLWPAIRQALKPGDWVIVSIGHNDNGEFFDQKRARAVIPGVDPDTCYIGFNQRTQKQDTVYSYGTYLRKYIREIRAKGASPILMSLTPRNAYDEKTGKIVRKPQTEWAAYIAAVEGVPFIDLNEISGRKLDSFSRWKVDYHFLGDKIHTSKFGAELNAYSAYMGIVNSRDPKLKALMKFMQIPQKTIWNVDRLSGKPVVFFTGDSTVKNADKDDDGMWGWASQASTVFDENKIQLVNAARAGRSTRSFIREGLWDAVYNALQPGDFVTIQFGHNDICPITDAKARGVIAESKDTLHVYRLDNGTYEVVYSFGWYLKKMIDDCREKGATPILVSLTPRNEWPGGKIERRDGSYGKWYREVVKETGVEFVDLHNISADFLDKKFAKKRLSADKEKAKTEVAQIKEKAGAVYFKKDHTHTSKLGAQMNAQSFAKGLKANKSELAKYLKK
- a CDS encoding SGNH/GDSL hydrolase family protein, which gives rise to MGLLKWVACWGNATSITDRREAVYAKNLTLRYPVRMPFTGSALRFRFSNLTGTEPVTLTKVFVGHTPITFGGATSVTLQPGKETESDAISYAVNRGDTIDVSMYLADYTQMNSGTLITGPLSKGFYAYGDFAEADELPLDLTRHTNWFYFLNTIDVLTSPDNHAIVCYGDSITAQSWPDYLAQLAFGTNVAIIRRAVSGTRILRQYDCITYQAYGLKGATRFPIEMRVAGATDVIIQHGINDIIHPVGQDVNPFRPWSDLPTVQEMQRGVEDIYVRPAKAMGLKVWSGTLLPIYGWRTYNDKRDAMRQEFNEWLRTSPIFDGCIDFDAAVRSTTNPKAFADGFDSGDHLHPSERAYEAMAQAAAHKLIRHIPSHYDHEELY
- a CDS encoding WG repeat-containing protein — encoded protein: MKKILLLMVLVLGMFGIKGSAQIKKRTPVKKTTTIKSANKTSKERQVGSDGYIWFKQRKGNLYGATDIEGNTIVPIKYSNITYGTNYSKHFGYRTDPVFTVYNGDFVGFYSKDGKNIISTDSHYIAYGINVEEKNHFGYILVCKNGPLYGICDLQGKEILPAIYPEHRNLSGCNVCEVKVHSDPYDNSKSGQFYIKAFKDGWGTIFDLDGNELFSKSCESILVYSDKIVYGDYDDWHDGPALTISKQSSKYDYTSYRYIHQSKSSTLSSLSSSSSSSSSSSSNNNSGNKTTTVVVEHHRDPVPVQDWVPCSVCGHNPGVCQTCVGNKTNYRGDPCISCRGTGKCHFCNGQGGRYQIVYR
- a CDS encoding MBL fold metallo-hydrolase RNA specificity domain-containing protein, whose protein sequence is MLDGVKHGFHTSGHADVETLYEVCKAVRPSIGVIPIHKDTGMQYASDNYRVFNEGKFKLDEIDIEVH